Proteins encoded within one genomic window of uncultured Draconibacterium sp.:
- a CDS encoding carbohydrate kinase — translation MNITNKEILCFGEVLWDRLPSGAKPGGAPMNVALHLNAIGLNAAIASSVGSDDAGKELVDFLENSGVDTSLIQSDEKLPTSEVLVHLDENNNASYEICEPVAWDNIQLSDGLAKKAQNSGLIIYGSLASRKQTTRETLLKLLDNDAVKLIDVNLRQPYDKQDVLKLLLAKSDIVKLNDDELRVFAGWNGIEGKTEEELMKWFVQHYNVEMLCVTRGDNGAAMFHEDTFYEHPGFKVNAVDTVGAGDAFLAGLVAAFLQKKSPKEAITFACATGAFVASKAGATPEYNMNEIQAIMNQ, via the coding sequence ATGAATATTACAAATAAAGAAATACTTTGTTTTGGAGAGGTTTTGTGGGACCGGCTTCCATCGGGTGCAAAACCGGGCGGTGCTCCAATGAATGTTGCATTGCACCTCAATGCAATCGGTCTTAATGCGGCAATTGCCAGCTCGGTTGGCAGCGACGATGCAGGGAAAGAACTCGTTGATTTTTTAGAAAATTCAGGGGTAGACACCTCATTGATTCAATCGGATGAGAAATTGCCTACCAGTGAAGTTTTGGTGCACCTCGACGAAAATAATAATGCCTCGTACGAAATTTGTGAGCCGGTAGCCTGGGATAATATTCAGCTAAGCGATGGGCTGGCTAAAAAAGCACAAAATTCGGGACTGATCATCTATGGTTCGCTGGCATCTCGAAAACAAACTACGCGTGAAACACTTTTAAAATTACTCGACAACGATGCCGTAAAATTAATTGATGTAAACCTGCGCCAACCTTACGACAAACAAGATGTGCTGAAACTCCTGCTGGCCAAATCGGACATTGTAAAACTAAATGATGACGAACTACGCGTTTTTGCCGGCTGGAACGGAATCGAGGGCAAAACTGAGGAAGAGCTGATGAAATGGTTTGTGCAGCATTACAACGTTGAAATGCTTTGTGTTACCCGCGGCGACAATGGAGCCGCAATGTTTCATGAAGACACGTTTTACGAACACCCCGGATTTAAAGTAAATGCCGTTGATACAGTTGGTGCCGGCGATGCTTTTCTGGCCGGTTTGGTAGCAGCATTTCTGCAAAAGAAATCGCCTAAAGAAGCTATTACTTTTGCCTGTGCTACAGGAGCTTTTGTGGCATCGAAAGCAGGTGCAACGCCGGAATACAACATGAATGAAATTCAGGCAATAATGAACCAGTGA
- a CDS encoding TetR/AcrR family transcriptional regulator, whose translation MQIQKEDTRRIILQVARDEFIKKGFKGASMRNIAQNAGVGLSNIYNYFRNKDEIFREVLSGLLNALDRVMEEHNSSKYISIDIFRSEEYMRNQIDLFVELINNYKEDFKLLLFKSSGSSLENYREECTELHTRIGKEYIALMKEKYPTINANISEFFIHTMSSWWISIISELVMHDLSHRELEDFIREYMEFGTAGWGKVMRIEN comes from the coding sequence ATGCAAATACAAAAAGAAGATACCAGGAGAATTATTTTGCAGGTAGCACGCGATGAGTTTATAAAAAAAGGATTCAAAGGTGCTTCTATGCGGAATATAGCCCAAAATGCCGGTGTTGGTTTGAGCAATATTTACAACTATTTCAGGAACAAAGATGAAATATTCAGGGAAGTGTTATCCGGCTTGTTAAATGCCCTCGACAGGGTAATGGAAGAACATAACAGTTCCAAATATATCAGCATCGATATTTTTCGTTCGGAGGAATATATGCGGAACCAGATTGATCTGTTTGTTGAGCTTATTAACAATTACAAAGAAGATTTTAAACTGTTGTTATTTAAATCTTCCGGCTCCTCTCTCGAAAATTACCGGGAAGAATGTACAGAACTTCATACCCGGATAGGGAAAGAATACATTGCCCTGATGAAAGAAAAATATCCCACCATCAATGCTAATATTTCAGAGTTCTTCATTCATACCATGAGTTCATGGTGGATAAGCATAATCTCAGAGTTGGTAATGCACGATTTGTCTCACCGGGAGCTGGAGGATTTTATCAGGGAATACATGGAATTTGGCACTGCGGGCTGGGGAAAAGTAATGCGGATAGAAAACTGA
- a CDS encoding hemerythrin domain-containing protein has protein sequence MSDLIFENPSLLLMMEHFDINIVVRNKTVEQICNENQINREVFIAIANLYNGFTIAGTKNIDRPDTGPIILFLKNSHRYYLGEKIPEIRECINGLYAKNNIPEIKLVGKFFDEYSQEVKEHLDYEDVVAFPYFCSLAHDNHDLKDTKFSAEEYREHHTDIETKLGELRNLLLKHIPLKQDGSLRRKLLTSLFELENDLTIHSVVEESILIPLIKIIEKQKEVG, from the coding sequence ATGTCGGATTTGATATTCGAGAACCCATCACTGCTGTTAATGATGGAACACTTCGATATAAATATTGTGGTACGGAACAAAACAGTGGAACAAATATGCAATGAAAACCAGATTAACCGGGAAGTTTTTATTGCTATCGCTAATTTATATAACGGTTTTACTATTGCCGGCACTAAGAATATAGACAGGCCAGATACCGGCCCAATCATCCTTTTCCTGAAAAACAGCCACCGTTACTACTTGGGCGAAAAAATTCCTGAAATTCGTGAATGTATCAACGGGTTATATGCGAAGAACAATATTCCGGAGATAAAGCTTGTAGGTAAATTTTTTGATGAATATTCGCAGGAAGTAAAAGAACATCTCGACTATGAGGATGTGGTTGCTTTTCCCTATTTCTGTTCCCTGGCTCATGATAATCATGATTTAAAAGACACCAAATTTTCGGCAGAAGAATACAGGGAACATCATACAGATATTGAAACAAAATTGGGCGAATTACGAAACCTGTTGTTAAAACATATTCCGTTAAAACAAGACGGCTCGTTAAGGCGTAAACTCTTAACAAGCCTTTTCGAATTGGAAAACGATTTAACCATCCATTCCGTGGTAGAAGAATCAATTTTAATTCCTTTGATTAAAATAATTGAGAAACAAAAGGAAGTTGGATAA
- a CDS encoding aldose epimerase family protein — protein MKYLGLIALLFMVFSCTQEEAPVGISNEAFSYDYNGKKIELYTLKNDNGIVCQLTNFGARVVSLYAPDKNGELADVIVGYGSGKDYVEKKENFYGAVIGRYGNRIGDAKFSIDGVEYPLEKNDGENHLHGGTNGFHRQVWDAEQVSDSEVDFSLVSPDMETGYPGTVKVTVKYQLTAANELKIEYFATTDKKTVLNLTNHSYFNLRDGGKTSINDHLMYLNADYYTPVDGGLIPTGELAAVAGTPFDFTTSTAIGARVEADDEQLKVGGGYDHNWVLNTENNVATLAAKVVDPVTGRVLEVYTNEPGIQFYGGNFIDGKVAGKNDIKYGYRSAFCLETQHFPDSPNKPEFPSVIVNPGDEYYSVCIYKFDVQR, from the coding sequence ATGAAATATTTAGGATTAATAGCTTTACTATTTATGGTATTTAGTTGTACACAAGAAGAAGCTCCTGTTGGAATTTCAAACGAAGCATTTTCGTATGACTACAACGGAAAAAAGATAGAGCTTTATACATTAAAAAACGATAACGGTATTGTTTGTCAGTTAACCAATTTTGGCGCGAGAGTAGTGAGTTTGTATGCTCCCGATAAAAATGGCGAGTTGGCAGACGTAATTGTTGGTTATGGTTCGGGTAAAGACTATGTTGAAAAGAAAGAGAATTTTTACGGAGCAGTGATCGGTCGTTACGGCAACCGTATTGGCGATGCGAAATTCTCGATCGACGGTGTTGAATATCCGCTGGAGAAAAACGACGGCGAGAATCATCTGCATGGTGGAACCAATGGTTTTCACCGCCAGGTTTGGGATGCAGAACAGGTAAGTGACTCGGAAGTTGATTTTAGTCTGGTTTCTCCTGATATGGAAACCGGTTACCCGGGAACGGTAAAAGTAACCGTGAAATATCAGTTAACAGCTGCAAACGAGCTGAAGATTGAATATTTTGCTACTACCGATAAGAAAACAGTATTGAATTTGACCAACCACTCGTATTTCAATTTGAGAGATGGTGGTAAAACTTCGATCAACGATCATTTGATGTATCTGAACGCAGACTATTACACTCCGGTTGACGGTGGTTTGATCCCAACAGGAGAGTTAGCGGCAGTTGCAGGAACTCCATTCGATTTTACAACTTCAACAGCAATTGGTGCCCGCGTGGAAGCCGATGATGAGCAGTTAAAAGTTGGTGGCGGTTACGATCACAACTGGGTATTAAATACCGAGAATAACGTAGCTACTTTAGCAGCTAAAGTTGTTGATCCGGTGACAGGAAGAGTGTTGGAGGTGTACACCAACGAACCGGGGATTCAATTTTACGGTGGTAATTTTATCGATGGAAAAGTTGCCGGTAAAAACGACATTAAATATGGTTACAGAAGTGCATTCTGTCTAGAAACTCAGCACTTCCCTGATAGTCCTAATAAACCTGAATTCCCAAGTGTTATTGTTAATCCGGGTGATGAATACTATTCAGTTTGTATTTACAAATTTGATGTTCAAAGATAA
- a CDS encoding TonB-dependent receptor, which translates to MKKTFILIIGLLLMLQSPAQEKTDAMLFGDVKSVTTKEHIPYVTITVKGTRLGTTTDETGHYKLANLPVGNCTIVAQFLGYKSQEKEVFMEKGKAVELFFELEEDVMNLEQVVVTGTRTQHYVKDVPIRTEVITSKSIENKNASNLYEVLEGTPGIRVEQQCQYCNFSMIRMQGLGSENTQVLINGQPIYSGLAGVYGLQQMGTDDVDRVEITKGAGSALYGSGAIAGAINIITKEPSYVPEISTDVQFGSYGTNKYSVYSSLRNEKGNIGLTINAQKLTGDAIDETGEGTSKDEVDHKDGISDRVASNLNNAGFGLYIDGLFAENDKLIVRGRYIYEKREGGIMDDDYYRNPFTDGTENITTDRYETELSYKTLFKDASELNFSLAYTSHDRTATNDTYLGDYMATHDDNTPDVRDMRPYLADENSLTGTLTYGKQLGGHHFLIGAQGFYDKLEESGMYVIVDDESDYFGTSYKSIGNKSAHEFGFFLQDEWNITDKLTAVPGVRFDIHHSEEEYEADKEVFTSAFPESKFDKNSFSPRLALKYEISHRVTLRANVGTGFRAPYGFSEDLHLCSGSPRVWKSSDLEPEKSVSYNLSADYYGQKVRLSANLFRTDLKDKIAFADADENVASLGYDYQWENIDDAFVQGIELSVMADVATDFGMGVDLTFNQGEYDHARDDWKGTEYEGDSKYISRFPSVTGNIKLEYSPKDWIFTIDGDYQGSMYIDYYSETEELSKIKHTDSYMLFNAKVSRKIKNFKLYAGAKNIFNYIQPEKYLDDAAFMYAPVFGSMFYAGIAVDIRR; encoded by the coding sequence ATGAAAAAGACTTTTATATTAATCATTGGATTATTATTAATGCTACAATCCCCGGCACAGGAAAAAACCGATGCCATGCTTTTCGGCGATGTAAAATCAGTTACAACCAAAGAACACATTCCGTATGTAACAATTACTGTTAAAGGAACACGGCTTGGTACCACAACCGATGAAACAGGGCATTATAAGCTGGCTAACCTCCCGGTTGGCAACTGTACCATTGTAGCCCAATTTCTTGGGTACAAATCTCAGGAAAAAGAAGTTTTTATGGAAAAAGGAAAAGCCGTAGAACTGTTTTTTGAACTGGAAGAAGATGTGATGAATCTGGAACAGGTAGTAGTTACCGGAACCCGTACCCAACACTATGTGAAAGATGTTCCTATCCGCACGGAAGTAATAACCTCAAAGTCGATAGAAAATAAAAATGCCTCAAACCTGTATGAGGTGCTGGAAGGAACTCCCGGTATACGTGTAGAACAACAATGCCAGTACTGTAACTTTTCGATGATCCGCATGCAGGGGCTTGGTTCAGAGAACACACAGGTTTTGATTAACGGGCAGCCTATATATTCGGGATTAGCCGGCGTGTATGGACTGCAACAAATGGGAACCGACGATGTTGACCGTGTGGAAATAACCAAGGGCGCCGGTTCGGCTCTTTACGGTAGCGGTGCTATTGCCGGTGCTATCAACATTATAACAAAAGAACCTTCTTATGTGCCCGAAATAAGTACCGATGTTCAGTTTGGAAGTTATGGAACCAATAAATACAGTGTTTATTCTTCGCTACGAAATGAAAAAGGAAATATTGGTTTAACAATTAATGCCCAAAAATTAACCGGCGATGCCATTGACGAAACCGGCGAAGGGACAAGCAAAGATGAAGTGGACCATAAAGATGGTATTTCCGACCGTGTTGCCTCGAATTTGAATAATGCCGGTTTTGGCTTGTACATTGATGGTTTGTTTGCTGAAAACGACAAGTTAATTGTGCGTGGAAGGTACATCTACGAGAAACGGGAAGGTGGGATAATGGATGACGACTATTACCGCAACCCGTTTACCGATGGAACTGAAAACATTACCACCGACCGTTATGAAACAGAATTGTCATATAAAACACTGTTTAAAGATGCTTCTGAATTAAACTTCTCGCTGGCTTATACCAGTCACGACCGGACAGCCACCAATGACACTTACCTGGGCGACTATATGGCAACCCACGACGACAATACCCCGGATGTAAGAGATATGCGCCCTTACCTGGCCGATGAGAATTCGTTAACCGGAACGTTGACCTATGGAAAACAATTGGGTGGCCACCATTTTTTAATTGGGGCGCAGGGTTTTTATGACAAGCTGGAAGAATCAGGAATGTATGTTATTGTTGATGACGAAAGCGATTATTTTGGAACCTCTTATAAATCAATTGGTAATAAATCGGCCCATGAGTTTGGCTTTTTCTTGCAGGATGAATGGAATATAACTGATAAACTGACTGCCGTTCCCGGTGTCCGTTTTGATATTCATCATTCCGAAGAAGAATATGAGGCAGATAAAGAAGTATTTACAAGCGCCTTCCCTGAAAGTAAATTCGACAAAAACAGTTTTAGCCCAAGGCTTGCCCTGAAATATGAGATTTCGCACAGGGTAACACTTCGTGCTAATGTGGGTACAGGTTTTAGGGCTCCTTACGGTTTTTCCGAAGATTTACATTTATGCAGCGGTTCGCCAAGGGTATGGAAATCCTCGGACTTGGAACCTGAAAAATCGGTTAGCTACAACCTGTCGGCTGATTATTACGGACAAAAAGTAAGGCTTAGCGCCAATTTATTCAGGACCGACCTGAAAGATAAAATTGCTTTTGCCGATGCCGATGAAAATGTTGCTTCATTGGGATACGATTATCAATGGGAAAATATTGATGATGCTTTTGTGCAGGGAATTGAATTATCGGTAATGGCCGATGTTGCCACTGACTTTGGGATGGGCGTTGACTTAACTTTTAACCAGGGTGAATATGACCATGCCCGCGATGACTGGAAAGGGACAGAATATGAAGGAGATAGTAAATACATCTCCCGTTTCCCTTCTGTTACCGGAAATATTAAGCTGGAATACAGCCCCAAAGACTGGATTTTTACAATTGACGGGGATTACCAGGGAAGCATGTATATCGACTATTACAGCGAAACGGAAGAGTTGAGTAAAATAAAACACACAGATTCGTACATGCTCTTTAACGCAAAAGTGTCGAGAAAAATTAAGAACTTTAAGTTGTATGCCGGGGCAAAAAACATTTTCAATTATATCCAGCCCGAAAAATATCTTGATGATGCCGCTTTTATGTATGCCCCCGTATTTGGCTCCATGTTTTATGCCGGGATAGCTGTCGATATTAGACGCTAA
- a CDS encoding sugar porter family MFS transporter — MKQQNVTTVALIIALGGFLFGYDIAMMSGTTSQLEQLFELNSFWLGFTVAVAIIGTIIGTIIIGKPAEKFGRKKSLLLLSGLFALTTLGAAFAANWMMLLLFRFLTGILLGCISVVTPMFIAEISPAKKRGRLVLLNQLFVVTSLFLAFVVNYLLAKSIGNGSWRWMIGVEAIPAASFFLLLNLIPESPRWLVNQNRSDEALTVFTRIKANNPADEVRIVQEAVEQEEKLEHGKLFVKENRFPITIAILMAAFNQLAGINAIMIYAPRVFEMAGFESNVSLLQSISVGATNLVFTLVALSLIDKYGRRSLLMAGSVGMVFFLGMLSKSFFTENYSDLGGYGVMIYLMGFIAFFAFSQGAVLWVVISEIFPNKVRSKGQALGSFTHWILAAALIWGFPVVANMPGIGGGVSFAFFAIMMLIHFFFAWKIVPETKGKSLEEIQTEMKKRSTK, encoded by the coding sequence ATGAAACAACAAAACGTTACAACAGTCGCCCTAATTATTGCTTTAGGCGGCTTCTTGTTTGGTTACGACATTGCAATGATGTCGGGAACAACTTCGCAACTCGAACAACTATTTGAACTTAATAGTTTTTGGCTGGGATTCACCGTAGCCGTTGCCATAATTGGCACCATAATCGGCACCATTATAATTGGCAAACCTGCCGAAAAATTCGGTCGTAAAAAATCGCTGCTCCTTTTGTCGGGCTTATTTGCCCTAACTACTTTGGGAGCTGCATTTGCAGCTAACTGGATGATGTTGCTTTTGTTCCGCTTTTTAACCGGAATTTTGCTGGGATGCATCTCGGTGGTTACGCCAATGTTTATCGCCGAAATTTCGCCGGCAAAAAAACGCGGTCGGCTGGTGCTGTTAAATCAGTTGTTTGTTGTTACTTCGCTGTTTCTTGCTTTTGTGGTGAATTACCTGTTGGCGAAGTCAATTGGAAACGGATCATGGCGATGGATGATCGGTGTAGAAGCCATTCCTGCCGCATCGTTTTTTCTGTTGTTAAACCTGATTCCCGAGAGTCCGCGCTGGCTGGTTAACCAAAACCGCAGCGATGAAGCGCTAACGGTATTTACACGTATCAAAGCTAATAATCCGGCAGATGAAGTTCGGATCGTTCAGGAGGCGGTAGAACAGGAAGAAAAGCTGGAACACGGAAAACTTTTTGTAAAGGAAAACCGGTTCCCGATTACCATTGCCATTTTAATGGCCGCTTTTAACCAACTGGCCGGCATAAATGCAATAATGATTTATGCGCCCCGAGTTTTCGAAATGGCAGGATTTGAAAGCAATGTTTCGCTACTGCAATCCATTTCAGTTGGCGCTACCAACCTGGTATTTACCCTTGTTGCTCTGTCTCTTATCGATAAATATGGCAGACGCTCGCTCTTAATGGCCGGTTCCGTAGGAATGGTATTCTTTCTGGGCATGCTCTCCAAATCCTTTTTTACAGAAAATTACAGCGATCTTGGTGGCTATGGTGTAATGATCTACCTGATGGGATTTATCGCCTTTTTTGCCTTTTCGCAGGGAGCTGTTTTATGGGTGGTCATTTCCGAAATCTTCCCCAACAAAGTGCGTTCGAAAGGTCAGGCATTGGGTAGTTTTACCCACTGGATTTTGGCAGCAGCTTTAATTTGGGGATTTCCGGTGGTTGCCAATATGCCCGGAATTGGAGGAGGCGTTTCTTTTGCATTCTTCGCAATTATGATGCTGATTCATTTCTTCTTTGCATGGAAAATTGTTCCCGAAACAAAAGGTAAATCGCTGGAAGAAATACAAACTGAAATGAAAAAAAGAAGTACAAAATAA
- a CDS encoding alpha/beta hydrolase produces MNNRLFIFTILLPALFVIISCGNETPKTVVSNDGVTIAFDSQGKGKPAIIFVHGWTNPRTIWEEQMKQFSTDYQAVALDLAGSGESGNNRTEWTINAFSNDVIAVVEKLKLDEVVLVGFSMGAAVVIETANQIPEKVKGVVIVDNMQNPESKLPPQMIPVMDSIMMDLLNNMSNEKLVAMGFYKTNQKANYKRVLQLYPEDVSQIGWHEALLGNIKWMNDNCIESLQQLQVPLHAINSDMEPTEVEIFKKYVPGFKAKIITGVGHLVFWEKPTEFQRLLEESIQEFIKQE; encoded by the coding sequence ATGAATAACAGATTATTCATTTTCACCATTCTCCTTCCGGCACTATTTGTAATCATAAGTTGCGGGAATGAAACACCCAAAACCGTTGTATCGAACGATGGCGTAACAATAGCTTTCGACAGTCAGGGAAAAGGAAAGCCGGCGATTATTTTCGTTCATGGATGGACAAATCCCCGAACGATTTGGGAAGAACAAATGAAACAGTTCTCTACCGATTATCAGGCTGTGGCACTTGATTTGGCCGGCTCAGGCGAATCGGGCAATAATCGTACAGAATGGACCATAAATGCATTTTCAAACGATGTAATTGCTGTTGTCGAGAAATTAAAACTGGATGAAGTGGTACTGGTTGGATTTTCGATGGGAGCTGCAGTGGTTATTGAAACGGCAAATCAAATTCCGGAGAAAGTAAAAGGCGTGGTAATTGTCGACAACATGCAAAATCCGGAAAGTAAATTGCCGCCACAAATGATTCCGGTGATGGACAGCATTATGATGGATCTTTTAAACAATATGAGCAACGAAAAACTGGTTGCAATGGGATTTTACAAAACAAATCAGAAAGCCAATTACAAACGCGTACTCCAACTTTATCCTGAAGATGTCTCTCAAATTGGATGGCACGAAGCACTTCTTGGGAACATTAAATGGATGAATGATAACTGTATCGAATCACTTCAGCAGCTGCAGGTTCCGCTCCATGCGATAAATTCGGATATGGAACCGACCGAAGTTGAGATTTTCAAAAAATATGTTCCAGGATTTAAAGCCAAAATCATTACAGGTGTTGGCCATCTCGTCTTTTGGGAAAAACCAACCGAATTCCAACGCTTATTGGAAGAAAGCATTCAGGAATTTATAAAGCAAGAATAA
- a CDS encoding flavodoxin, which produces MSNTAVFYGSDTGNTEAAAKQIAEKLQADIFDVAGNPKDKLAGYKNLILGTSTMGLGDLQDDWAGFIQELEKSDLTGKTVALFGLGDSDMYPDSFVDGMGEIYNTIKDKGCKIVGQVSTGSYEFDASTAVVDGEFAGLPLDEDNQGDLTDERIDAWVEKIKADFSE; this is translated from the coding sequence ATGAGTAACACAGCAGTTTTTTATGGCTCTGATACAGGAAACACAGAAGCAGCAGCCAAACAAATAGCAGAAAAATTACAGGCAGATATTTTTGATGTGGCCGGTAACCCAAAAGATAAACTGGCAGGATATAAAAACCTTATCCTCGGAACATCAACCATGGGGTTGGGCGATTTGCAGGACGACTGGGCAGGGTTTATCCAGGAACTTGAAAAATCAGATTTAACCGGAAAAACGGTTGCCCTTTTTGGTTTGGGTGATTCTGATATGTACCCCGATTCGTTTGTTGACGGTATGGGCGAAATTTACAATACCATAAAAGATAAAGGATGTAAAATTGTTGGCCAGGTAAGTACCGGGAGCTACGAATTCGACGCTTCAACAGCAGTTGTCGATGGCGAATTTGCAGGACTTCCGTTAGATGAAGATAACCAGGGAGATTTGACTGATGAAAGGATTGATGCCTGGGTTGAAAAAATAAAAGCTGATTTTTCTGAATAG
- a CDS encoding DUF2023 family protein — MIRESRSDINSANLQVVRHHIYEYKKGVRYMVLHTMLAGQKDEVEKLLKKRGICFFTQNVTLNKINIFFGNPDCIEVIKSFGNISLSEYSPEQDFILGILLGYDSDIQCKRYLSKKDKVNPYPKPYVACQKEVLLSKSVER, encoded by the coding sequence ATGATAAGAGAATCTCGTTCCGATATAAATTCTGCTAATCTTCAGGTTGTAAGGCATCATATTTACGAATATAAAAAAGGGGTTCGTTATATGGTTTTACATACCATGCTTGCAGGCCAAAAAGATGAGGTTGAAAAATTATTAAAGAAGAGAGGCATCTGCTTTTTTACACAGAATGTTACCCTTAATAAAATAAACATTTTTTTTGGCAATCCTGATTGTATCGAGGTTATAAAGTCATTTGGAAACATCTCCCTTTCTGAATATTCCCCTGAACAGGATTTTATTCTTGGCATTTTGCTTGGCTATGACAGCGACATTCAGTGTAAAAGATATTTAAGCAAAAAAGATAAGGTTAATCCATATCCAAAACCTTACGTTGCTTGTCAAAAAGAAGTTTTATTATCTAAGTCGGTTGAGAGGTAA
- a CDS encoding LuxR C-terminal-related transcriptional regulator, which yields MRNKRKLDKCRINIAIVEPSSIIYEGLSNILLQEGCRHYNVYHFDNIEEISSEIPTGKIDLVIANPNLVKSSIKTFHFHKKTGCSVPWVALVYSFFERETIDLFDAVVQITDSPETVTCTIQNLISLKCQCKSALKEQLTPRETDVLKQLVQGLSNKEIADQLNISIHTVVSHRKNIVQKTGIKSQSGLTIYAISNNIINIENYQE from the coding sequence TTGAGAAACAAAAGGAAGTTGGATAAATGCAGGATAAATATTGCCATTGTCGAACCTTCATCAATTATATACGAAGGGTTATCAAATATCCTGTTGCAGGAAGGGTGTCGCCATTATAATGTTTATCATTTCGACAATATCGAGGAAATATCCAGCGAAATACCGACGGGCAAGATCGACTTGGTAATCGCTAATCCCAATCTTGTAAAAAGTAGCATTAAAACTTTTCATTTTCATAAAAAGACAGGCTGTTCGGTACCATGGGTTGCTCTTGTTTATTCATTTTTTGAAAGAGAAACTATCGATTTATTTGATGCAGTTGTTCAAATAACTGATTCGCCGGAAACCGTTACTTGCACAATCCAAAATCTGATTTCTTTAAAATGCCAATGTAAATCGGCATTAAAAGAGCAGCTTACCCCCAGGGAAACAGACGTATTAAAACAGCTGGTACAGGGTTTGTCGAACAAAGAAATAGCCGACCAGTTAAATATCAGTATCCATACGGTTGTCAGTCACCGTAAAAATATTGTTCAGAAAACGGGAATAAAAAGCCAGTCGGGGCTTACCATTTATGCTATTTCAAACAATATTATCAATATAGAAAATTACCAGGAATAA